Below is a window of Cytobacillus firmus DNA.
CCTTTGTAAGCATCCTGCTTAATACATCAGAGGGGAGGTTCTCAAGGGTAAGGATGTTGTTTTTAAGGTTCAGGTAAAAGTTCATATCATCTATCAGGCTATGCTTTATGACTTCTGCAAACCCTGAGCGCAGCTCTTTTTGAGGCAGTGAGTCAAGAAACGCCAGGTCATAAAATACTGCCTGGGGCTGGTAAAAAGACCCTACCATATTTTTTCCTGAAGGATGGTTGATGGCAACTTTTCCTCCCACAGCGCTATCATGTGCCAGGATGGTAGTTGGAATCTGAATGAAGGGTACTCCCCTCATAAATGTGGCTGCCACAAAACCTGCCAAATCTCCGACAGCTCCCCCGCCAAACGCCAGGATCAGAGATTTTCGGTCAAGTTTATGTTCCAGAGCAAATGATAAGCACTGGTAGTATACTTCAAAGGTTTTGGCTTTCTCGCCTCTTGGCACTGTACAGACTTTTGGCTCCATCCCCTTAAGTGCCGCTTCCAGCTCTGGCAGATGTAAGTCCCTAACTGTTTCATCCGTAATGATCATTACATTCGTCAAGGCTGGAAAAGTATCTTTAATATATGATCCCAATCCTTCAATTGCTCCGGTCCCTATATAAACCGGATAGGCCCTGTCGGGTGTTTTGATTAAAATCCTTTTCATTAAAACTCCCTCGCAAATTGCCTTTGCTGTTCAACCGATGCTTTTAATGTCTCAAACCGGTCAGAATAGAACTGGTCTACAATGGCAGAAGCCAGTTCCCAGGCAATTACATTTTCTGCAACGACTGCAGCTGCCGGCACTGCACAGCTGTCAGAACGCTCTATGCTTGCTGAGAAAGGTTCCTTTGTTTCAATATCGACACTTTGCAGCGGTTTATAGAGAGTCGGTATTGGCTTCATTACTCCTCTGATGACGATTGGCATTCCCGTTGACATGCCCCCTTCTAAGCCGCCAAGACGGTTCGTTTTCCGATAATAGCCCTTATCCGGGTCCCATGCGATTTCATCATGAACTTCACTTCCAGGCTTCCTTGCAGCCTCGAAACCTATGCCAAACTCCACACCTTTAAAAGCATTAATGCTCACCATTGCACCTGCAAGCTTCGAATCAAGCTTTCGGTCATAGTGTACATAACTTCCAACTCCCGGCGGCATTCCTTCAACAATAACCTCCACTACTCCGCCAATGGAATCGCCATTTTCCTTAGCGGAATCAATCGCAGCCATCATTTTTTGGGCGGCAGCCTGATCCTGACAGCGAACAGGCGATTCTTCTGTAATTTCCTTTAACTCCTTAAGTGAAGAATAATCTCTTTGGCCTGAAACAACACCGCCAATTTCAATAACATGTGCTGCAACCTCAATTCCTAGCTGAGAAAGCAGTTTTTTTGCAGCTGCACCGGCAGCCACTCTTACTGTGGTTTCTCTGGCTGAAGAACGCTCCAAAACATTTCTCATATCCCTGTGTCCATATTTTAGGGCTCCATTTAAATCAGCATGGCCTGGGCGAGGACGGGAAATTTTTCTTTTCACTTCTGCCTCATCCTCAGCATTAAGAGGATCCTGGCCCATAATTTTTGTCCAGTGCTTCCAATCATTATTCTCTACAACGAGCGCTACCGGGGATCCCAGTGTGTATCCATGCCTGATCCCCGCTGTTATTTGAACAGTATCTTTTTCAATTTGCATCCTTCTGCCTCTGCCATAACCTTTCTGGCGTCTGGCAAGCTCTTCGTTTATATCTGAATCTACGAGCGGCATTCCTGCTGGCAGCCCTTCTATTATAGTGGTCAGCTGCGGTCCGTGAGATTCACCAGATGTAAGATATCTCAAAACTCTTTCCCCCTTCAACTCATTAAAGGATTATGTATCAATATAACATAATGATAAATATAAGAATAGATAAAATTGAAAATTCCTATAATATTTTATTTCTTCTTATGAATGGAGCCATTTTAACACGAATAGTTATTTACTACCAAACAAAAAAAGAAAAGAAAAAGAGGACGATTAAAAAATCATCCTCCATGCGTTATTATTCTTTTCTATAAAAGAAAGTTTCAGCAGATGCCAGTTGATAGCGGCCTGAGTTAAATATCTGTTCAGTGCTCCCAACAAAGAATATCCCATCTTTTCTTAATGCACCGCTGAATTTATGATAAAGCTGATCCTTTGCTTCCTCTGTAAAATATATGAGAACGTTCCTGCATACGATGAGATCATACGGACCGCCAAAATCATCTGAAAGGAGATTTTGCTTTTTAAAGGTTACTGTCCTTTTTATATCCTCGGATATTTTATAGAAACTTCCTTCGCGCTTAAAAAACTTTTGTTTCATCATTTCAGGAACTTCATTTAGCGAACGCTCAGGGTAAATACCCATCCGTGCCCTTGCCAGGGCATTTTCATCAATATCAGTTGCAGTTATCTTGATTTGGGACA
It encodes the following:
- the aroB gene encoding 3-dehydroquinate synthase, producing MKRILIKTPDRAYPVYIGTGAIEGLGSYIKDTFPALTNVMIITDETVRDLHLPELEAALKGMEPKVCTVPRGEKAKTFEVYYQCLSFALEHKLDRKSLILAFGGGAVGDLAGFVAATFMRGVPFIQIPTTILAHDSAVGGKVAINHPSGKNMVGSFYQPQAVFYDLAFLDSLPQKELRSGFAEVIKHSLIDDMNFYLNLKNNILTLENLPSDVLSRMLTKGIEIKGRIVAEDEKEAGVRAFLNFGHTLGHAIEAEKGYGEWTHGESVAVGMLFALQLSKTLLDVSFDVNEFKLWLDQLGYKTDLPEDLSHSKLLERMKQDKKSEGQNVRFVLLEEVGKPVIYQVSDDMILRELALFTK
- the aroC gene encoding chorismate synthase; this translates as MRYLTSGESHGPQLTTIIEGLPAGMPLVDSDINEELARRQKGYGRGRRMQIEKDTVQITAGIRHGYTLGSPVALVVENNDWKHWTKIMGQDPLNAEDEAEVKRKISRPRPGHADLNGALKYGHRDMRNVLERSSARETTVRVAAGAAAKKLLSQLGIEVAAHVIEIGGVVSGQRDYSSLKELKEITEESPVRCQDQAAAQKMMAAIDSAKENGDSIGGVVEVIVEGMPPGVGSYVHYDRKLDSKLAGAMVSINAFKGVEFGIGFEAARKPGSEVHDEIAWDPDKGYYRKTNRLGGLEGGMSTGMPIVIRGVMKPIPTLYKPLQSVDIETKEPFSASIERSDSCAVPAAAVVAENVIAWELASAIVDQFYSDRFETLKASVEQQRQFAREF
- a CDS encoding CheR family methyltransferase — translated: MADDYQEFIQNIKRKTGIDLSLYKEAQMKRRLISLYEKKGFQSFGSFFSAIVKNRELLNDFLDRMTINVSEFYRNAQRWEVLEKNILPGLLDQNRNLKIWSAACSTGEEPYTIAMILSKMLPMSQIKITATDIDENALARARMGIYPERSLNEVPEMMKQKFFKREGSFYKISEDIKRTVTFKKQNLLSDDFGGPYDLIVCRNVLIYFTEEAKDQLYHKFSGALRKDGIFFVGSTEQIFNSGRYQLASAETFFYRKE